One genomic region from Jiangella sp. DSM 45060 encodes:
- a CDS encoding ABC transporter ATP-binding protein — translation MTGQPLLSVRDLAVEFGHGAATSRPVDGVGFEVGEREIVGIVGESGCGKSLTLLALLGLLPAGGRVVNGAITFAGRDLRGADPSVLRSLRGRQVALIPSDAGAALNPVARVGKQLRLSLRTHHPELNAQQRRGRALDALRRARLARPEQALAAYPHELSGGMQQRSAIALGLQNEPQLLLADEPTTALDVSIQAEILRLLVQLRDELGTAIVFVTHDISTVREICDRVVVMYAGQVVEQGGADEVLTSPRHPYTAALLGSVPPLGGVPPEQLETVSGMPPDPAAWPEGCRFQARCRRFTELGEPDECTSAWPGSADGLTVHAACHFPLGHSPLEGVRR, via the coding sequence ATGACCGGCCAGCCGTTGCTCAGCGTGCGCGACCTCGCCGTCGAGTTCGGCCACGGGGCGGCGACGTCCCGGCCGGTCGACGGCGTCGGGTTCGAGGTCGGCGAGCGGGAGATCGTCGGCATCGTGGGCGAGTCGGGCTGCGGCAAGAGCCTGACGCTGCTCGCGCTGCTCGGCCTGCTGCCGGCCGGCGGCCGGGTGGTGAACGGCGCCATCACGTTCGCCGGCCGCGACCTGCGCGGCGCCGACCCGTCGGTGCTGCGGTCGCTGCGCGGGCGCCAGGTGGCGCTGATCCCGTCCGACGCCGGCGCCGCGCTGAACCCCGTCGCGCGGGTCGGCAAGCAGCTGCGGCTCAGCCTGCGCACCCACCACCCGGAGCTGAACGCGCAGCAGCGCCGCGGCCGGGCCCTGGACGCGCTGCGGCGGGCCCGGCTGGCCCGCCCGGAGCAGGCGCTGGCGGCGTACCCGCACGAGCTCAGCGGCGGCATGCAGCAGCGCTCGGCGATCGCGCTGGGGCTGCAGAACGAGCCGCAGCTGCTGCTGGCGGACGAGCCGACCACCGCGCTGGACGTGTCGATCCAGGCCGAGATCCTGCGGCTGCTGGTGCAGCTGCGCGACGAGCTGGGCACCGCGATCGTGTTCGTCACGCACGACATCAGCACCGTCCGGGAGATCTGCGACCGCGTCGTCGTCATGTACGCCGGACAGGTCGTCGAGCAGGGCGGCGCCGACGAGGTGCTCACGTCCCCGCGGCACCCGTACACCGCCGCCCTGCTCGGCAGCGTCCCGCCGCTGGGCGGCGTCCCGCCGGAGCAGCTGGAGACGGTGTCGGGCATGCCGCCCGACCCGGCGGCCTGGCCCGAGGGCTGCCGCTTCCAGGCCCGCTGCCGCCGCTTCACCGAGCTGGGCGAGCCGGACGAGTGCACGTCGGCGTGGCCCGGCAGCGCCGACGGACTCACCGTCCATGCCGCGTGCCACTTCCCTCTGGGGCACAGTCCGCTGGAAGGGGTGCGCCGATGA
- a CDS encoding ABC transporter permease produces the protein MSAVAVVAATTDGPRVKRSWKVFVGGGLLGILALFMLVGPLISGYDPNATDLDARLAGPSAQHWLGTDDLGRDLFTRMAVGGRMTMLIALGAVALASAIAVPLGLLTGYLGGWVDLAVMRVVDLFFAIPTLLVAIGIVGLFGPSFSTTLLALGLAFWPFYARLVRSAVVGVRDLAYTDAARVIGAGRWRIIRKEIVPALLPLLIVQTTVLLGFAVLDEAGLGFLGLGVQPPDPSWGSLLAQSRGFVLSHPWIGVIAGVPILLVVLGINIMADVLRDRLDPQGAST, from the coding sequence ATGAGCGCCGTGGCGGTGGTGGCCGCGACCACCGACGGCCCCCGCGTGAAGCGGAGCTGGAAGGTGTTCGTCGGCGGCGGGCTGCTCGGCATCCTGGCGCTGTTCATGCTGGTCGGGCCGCTGATCTCCGGATACGACCCGAACGCCACCGACCTCGACGCTCGACTGGCCGGGCCGTCGGCGCAGCACTGGCTCGGCACCGACGACCTCGGCCGCGACCTGTTCACCCGCATGGCTGTCGGCGGCCGGATGACCATGCTGATCGCGCTCGGCGCCGTCGCGCTCGCGTCGGCCATCGCGGTCCCGCTGGGCCTGCTCACCGGGTATCTCGGCGGCTGGGTCGACCTCGCCGTCATGCGGGTCGTCGACCTGTTCTTCGCCATCCCGACGCTGCTGGTCGCCATCGGCATCGTCGGCCTGTTCGGGCCGTCGTTCAGCACGACGCTGCTGGCGCTCGGGCTGGCGTTCTGGCCGTTCTACGCCCGGCTGGTGCGCAGCGCCGTCGTCGGCGTCCGCGACCTCGCCTACACCGACGCGGCCCGGGTGATCGGCGCCGGGCGGTGGCGGATCATCCGCAAGGAGATCGTGCCGGCGCTGCTGCCGCTGCTCATCGTCCAGACGACGGTGCTGCTCGGCTTCGCCGTGCTCGACGAGGCCGGGCTCGGCTTCCTCGGGCTGGGCGTGCAGCCGCCGGACCCGTCCTGGGGCTCGCTGCTCGCGCAGTCGCGCGGGTTCGTCCTCAGCCATCCGTGGATCGGCGTCATCGCCGGCGTCCCGATCCTGCTGGTCGTCCTCGGCATCAACATCATGGCCGACGTGCTGCGCGACCGGCTCGACCCGCAGGGAGCCAGCACATGA
- a CDS encoding ABC transporter permease produces the protein MVQYIARRLLLAVPLLFGLSILAFAYVRVIPGDPVTAMLGVNSDPELVARLRDQLGLNEPWYQQYTSWLGNVVTGDFGLSYRSRMPVSDILIDRIPATLELALGGLLVGLLIAIPAGLYAGFRRGSRADNVITGATLVGLATPGFWLGTLLMLLLALQLGWLPSQGYVPFDVDPGQNLRLLVLPALTLGLAIAPYLARLTRTAVVETGGEPSVAYARAQGLPERTVARTVVLRISIPSLIVAVALTVGFLLAGSIIVEELFNWPGMGRLVAAGVSERDYPMIQALMLIYGVIFIVVNVIAEVLQGLMDPRVRLT, from the coding sequence GTGGTCCAGTACATCGCGCGTCGGCTCTTGCTCGCGGTCCCGCTGCTGTTCGGGCTGAGCATCCTGGCCTTCGCCTACGTCCGGGTCATCCCGGGCGACCCGGTGACCGCGATGCTGGGGGTCAACAGTGATCCGGAGCTGGTCGCGCGGCTGCGCGACCAGCTCGGCCTGAACGAACCCTGGTATCAGCAGTACACGAGCTGGCTGGGCAACGTGGTGACCGGAGACTTCGGGCTGTCGTACCGGTCCCGGATGCCGGTGTCGGACATCCTGATCGACCGCATCCCGGCGACGCTGGAGCTGGCGCTCGGCGGGCTGCTGGTCGGACTGCTGATCGCGATCCCGGCCGGCCTCTACGCCGGGTTCCGGCGCGGCAGCCGGGCCGACAACGTCATCACCGGCGCCACGCTGGTCGGGCTGGCGACGCCCGGCTTCTGGCTGGGCACGCTGCTCATGCTGCTGCTCGCGCTGCAGCTGGGCTGGCTGCCCAGCCAGGGCTACGTGCCCTTCGACGTCGATCCGGGGCAGAACCTGCGGCTGCTGGTGCTGCCGGCTCTGACCCTGGGGCTGGCGATCGCGCCGTACCTGGCCCGGCTGACCCGCACCGCCGTCGTCGAGACCGGCGGCGAACCGAGCGTCGCGTACGCCCGGGCACAGGGGCTGCCGGAGCGGACGGTGGCGCGCACCGTCGTGCTGCGCATCTCCATCCCGTCGCTGATCGTCGCGGTCGCGCTGACCGTCGGGTTCCTGCTGGCCGGCTCGATCATCGTCGAGGAGCTGTTCAACTGGCCCGGCATGGGCCGGCTGGTCGCGGCCGGCGTCAGCGAGCGCGACTACCCGATGATCCAGGCGCTGATGCTGATCTACGGCGTGATCTTCATCGTCGTCAACGTCATCGCCGAGGTCCTGCAGGGCCTGATGGACCCGAGAGTGAGGCTCACATGA
- a CDS encoding ABC transporter substrate-binding protein gives MSKRQFRILAAGLVTAVVLAGCGGGSSSEPAAGGDSSGNGQSAGPLRMLGVEPTQGFDPATAFADASRVPMAMIYETLTERDGDGEIVGALAESWEISDDGTVYTFTLRDGIAFSDGSPITASDVVFSFERAKEGEALSGQLGTLTSVEAVDDTTVQFTLAGPMSTFPALVGRPANAAILSEAAVTADPDYFTMPTVTSGPWTLSEYTPKSQMTFTANEHYFRPPGIATIQVSFNNDPTANAAALESGSADVASVAYSDAERLKSEGTIQVIQSDQLSPLFWGWDRTKAPFDNKQVRQAVAWAVDREGKQEACWFGTGGLTYGNILRPWDAAYEEIDTYKADSREDALDEAANLLDEAGWVEPDGGGTRVADGVDGVDDGTPLAFEVPYEGNWPAAECHVQILQQNLQEVGIEVTPRKYDPAAYWGDVGNGLFTMYHGGAGAADSMDLYTNWFASGGSLTALTTHLNDPEIDAKITEAQQVDEAASIEIIKELEQWQADELPMLVVGYQWPQVGMTQRVQNYKPGVDADSYTLVDATLTE, from the coding sequence ATGTCGAAGCGTCAGTTCCGAATCCTGGCTGCGGGGCTCGTCACCGCGGTCGTGCTGGCCGGCTGCGGAGGCGGCTCGAGCAGCGAGCCGGCGGCGGGCGGCGACAGCAGCGGCAACGGCCAGTCGGCCGGCCCGCTGCGGATGCTCGGGGTGGAGCCCACTCAGGGCTTCGACCCGGCCACCGCGTTCGCCGACGCCTCCCGCGTCCCGATGGCGATGATCTACGAGACCCTCACCGAGCGAGACGGCGACGGCGAGATCGTCGGCGCCCTCGCCGAGTCGTGGGAGATCTCCGACGACGGCACCGTCTACACGTTCACCCTGCGCGACGGGATCGCGTTCAGCGACGGCTCGCCGATCACCGCGTCCGACGTGGTGTTCTCGTTCGAGCGGGCGAAGGAGGGCGAGGCGCTGTCCGGCCAGCTGGGCACGCTGACCTCCGTCGAGGCCGTCGACGACACGACCGTGCAGTTCACCCTCGCGGGCCCGATGAGCACGTTCCCCGCGCTGGTCGGACGCCCGGCCAACGCGGCGATCCTGTCCGAGGCGGCGGTCACCGCCGACCCGGACTACTTCACCATGCCGACGGTCACCTCCGGTCCCTGGACGCTGTCGGAGTACACACCCAAGAGCCAGATGACGTTCACGGCCAACGAGCACTACTTCCGCCCGCCGGGCATCGCGACCATCCAGGTCTCGTTCAACAACGACCCGACGGCCAACGCGGCCGCGCTGGAGTCCGGCTCGGCCGACGTCGCCAGCGTCGCTTACTCCGACGCCGAGCGGCTGAAGTCCGAGGGCACCATCCAGGTCATCCAGTCCGACCAGCTGTCCCCGCTGTTCTGGGGCTGGGACCGGACCAAGGCCCCGTTCGACAACAAGCAGGTGCGCCAGGCCGTCGCCTGGGCCGTCGACCGCGAGGGCAAGCAGGAGGCCTGCTGGTTCGGCACCGGCGGCCTCACCTACGGCAACATCCTGCGGCCCTGGGACGCGGCGTACGAGGAGATCGACACGTACAAGGCCGACAGCCGCGAGGACGCCCTCGACGAGGCCGCGAACCTGCTGGACGAGGCCGGCTGGGTCGAGCCCGACGGCGGCGGCACCCGGGTGGCGGACGGCGTCGACGGCGTCGACGACGGCACCCCGCTGGCGTTCGAGGTCCCGTACGAGGGCAACTGGCCCGCGGCCGAGTGCCACGTGCAGATCCTGCAGCAGAACCTGCAGGAGGTGGGCATCGAGGTGACGCCGCGCAAGTACGACCCCGCCGCCTACTGGGGCGACGTCGGCAACGGCCTGTTCACCATGTACCACGGCGGCGCCGGCGCGGCCGACTCGATGGACCTCTACACGAACTGGTTCGCCTCCGGCGGCTCGCTCACCGCGCTCACCACGCACCTGAACGACCCCGAGATCGACGCGAAGATCACCGAGGCGCAGCAGGTCGACGAGGCCGCGTCCATCGAGATCATCAAGGAGCTCGAGCAGTGGCAGGCCGACGAGCTGCCGATGCTCGTGGTGGGATACCAGTGGCCACAGGTCGGCATGACGCAACGGGTGCAGAACTACAAGCCCGGCGTCGACGCCGACTCGTACACGCTGGTCGACGCCACGCTCACCGAGTGA
- a CDS encoding dihydrodipicolinate synthase family protein — protein sequence MSDGFSLSGVFPASLTMFDEAGRLDQPATHRHLASLVDAGAHGLVVAGTSGEFVAMAPDEKVRLVATAVAAADGRVPVVAGTGTASTAESVELTRAAAAEGAAAVLVILPYYMRPHREEVLAHVRAVGAASPVPVLLYNNPANSGTTELDAVDVGMLYREGVIHGVKSTFPTVHQVPEVIDETGPDFAVFYGGFMAPLSGLAEGAHGWISGVLNVALAEALALYDAVRSGDLAAARRWAAAIRQYRYLYTRRPLGQVGDLALYRTMLELRGEHGGHCRLPLLPLTPEQRATLERIMTENPALRGTAVSGAPSR from the coding sequence ATGAGCGACGGCTTCTCCCTGTCCGGGGTGTTCCCCGCGAGCCTGACGATGTTCGACGAGGCCGGCCGGCTGGACCAGCCGGCCACGCACCGCCACCTGGCGTCGCTGGTCGACGCGGGTGCGCACGGTCTGGTGGTGGCCGGGACCAGCGGCGAGTTCGTCGCCATGGCCCCCGACGAGAAGGTGCGGCTGGTGGCGACGGCGGTCGCCGCGGCGGACGGGCGAGTGCCGGTCGTGGCCGGCACCGGTACCGCGTCGACCGCCGAGTCCGTCGAGCTGACCCGGGCGGCGGCCGCCGAAGGCGCCGCCGCCGTGCTGGTGATCCTCCCCTACTACATGCGCCCGCACCGCGAGGAGGTGCTGGCGCACGTCCGTGCCGTCGGCGCGGCCAGCCCGGTGCCGGTGCTGCTCTACAACAACCCGGCCAACAGCGGCACCACCGAGCTGGACGCCGTCGACGTCGGCATGCTCTACCGCGAGGGCGTCATCCACGGCGTCAAGAGCACCTTCCCCACCGTCCACCAGGTTCCCGAGGTCATCGACGAGACCGGGCCGGACTTCGCCGTCTTCTACGGCGGGTTCATGGCGCCGTTGTCCGGGCTGGCCGAGGGCGCGCACGGGTGGATCAGCGGCGTGCTGAACGTCGCGCTGGCCGAGGCGCTGGCGCTGTATGACGCGGTGCGCTCCGGTGACCTGGCGGCGGCGCGGCGATGGGCCGCGGCGATCCGCCAGTACCGCTACCTCTACACCCGGCGCCCGCTCGGCCAGGTCGGCGACCTCGCGCTGTACCGGACCATGCTGGAGCTGCGCGGCGAGCACGGCGGGCACTGCCGGCTGCCGCTGCTGCCGCTGACGCCGGAGCAGCGGGCCACGCTCGAGCGGATCATGACGGAGAACCCTGCGCTGCGCGGTACCGCGGTCAGCGGGGCTCCGTCTCGATGA
- a CDS encoding AAC(3) family N-acetyltransferase: protein MTWLRGDVMIAAVTAADVRAAAQRLGLAGRPVGLHSSLSSFGRVSGGADAVVDGLLADGGTVLVPTQSPQFAAPPPAGHVPLPFNSEDDGMIPAAQPAIGYDPAGNAVDRSMGAVSRAVLARPGRARGANALSSFAAAGPLADALVGGQSAEDVFAPLRELAARDGIVLLAGVGLDAMTLLHAAEEDIGMTPVVRWARVAGVDGVVTTRHGGCSRGFERLAPALAHLERTGAVGASRWRAYPAAQTLAAAADVFRRDPLAGVCDGPGCPRCAARRAQY from the coding sequence ATGACCTGGCTTCGAGGTGACGTGATGATCGCAGCGGTGACGGCGGCGGACGTGCGCGCCGCGGCGCAGCGGCTCGGGCTGGCGGGGCGGCCGGTCGGCCTGCACTCGTCGCTGTCGTCGTTCGGCCGGGTGAGCGGGGGAGCGGACGCCGTCGTCGACGGGCTGCTGGCCGACGGCGGCACGGTGCTGGTGCCCACCCAGAGCCCGCAGTTCGCGGCGCCGCCGCCGGCCGGGCACGTCCCGCTGCCGTTCAACAGCGAGGACGACGGCATGATCCCGGCCGCGCAGCCCGCCATCGGGTACGACCCGGCCGGGAACGCCGTCGACCGGAGCATGGGCGCCGTCTCGCGGGCGGTGCTCGCGCGGCCGGGCCGGGCCCGCGGCGCGAACGCGCTGTCGTCGTTCGCCGCCGCCGGGCCGCTGGCGGACGCACTGGTCGGCGGGCAGAGCGCCGAGGACGTGTTCGCGCCGCTGCGCGAGCTGGCCGCCCGCGACGGCATCGTGCTGCTGGCCGGGGTCGGCCTGGACGCGATGACCCTGCTGCACGCCGCCGAGGAGGACATCGGCATGACGCCGGTGGTCCGCTGGGCCAGGGTGGCCGGCGTCGACGGCGTCGTGACCACGCGCCACGGCGGCTGCTCGCGCGGGTTCGAACGGCTGGCGCCGGCGCTGGCCCACCTGGAGCGGACCGGCGCCGTGGGCGCGAGCCGGTGGCGGGCGTACCCGGCGGCGCAGACCCTGGCGGCCGCGGCGGACGTGTTCCGGCGCGACCCGCTGGCCGGCGTCTGCGACGGTCCCGGCTGCCCGCGCTGCGCCGCCCGGCGTGCCCAGTACTGA